AGCAGCTTCGAGTCAATTCGCGGTAGTTGCTCATGTTTTGGTTCGTCACAAAAAAATGGAAGCGTCCGCCCAATCGCGCCACTCTCGACAGGCGTGGATACGTTCACCCTTACGCGGCCACTCGAAACAAGCAGCTCCGCCCTTGCCATGCCGCAGGCAACAAAGCGAATGGCGTGCCGCGGATGTTTCCGTGAAATGTAGCGAAAACGGTGATGTTCCCGCGGGCTTTTGCCGGGCAACCCGTGCCAGGCAGTTGGAAGGCCGCTAAATGTGATGGCGGCGTCTGGGACGGAAAATGGAGGTGTGACCACCCCGCGTTGCCGCCATCCGGTCGCTGACTTTGCCGATTCTACGGCCTGTCGTGTCGACGAGCGTAACGATCACTCCGGACGCGCCGATTCGCCGATTCTACCGGTGCCGCCAGGGATAACGGCGGCGCCCCATCCGACAACGGTAGGCCGCGTAGCTAGTTCGCCGCGCGATGAGTCGAAGCCACGACAGTCGTTCGGACAATGCTGAGTCGAGTTCTTGTCGCAGGGAAGCGACAAGCGAAATACATTGGCCGACAACTGTCCCCAGAACAGCGTCGGCTGGGAGCCTATCCGCAATGCGCTTCGTGGCTGTTATCGTTTGCGCCTGCGCGCTCGTCCCGGCGACAGTGCCGTCCGCCTCAGCTCAAACGGCGGATGCAGCGCGGCTCGATGCGCTGCAGCGTCAGTTGGCCCAACAACAAGCCGAGTTGCAGCGGTTGCGCCAGCAGGTTGATTCGCAACAAGCCACGATCGAGCGGCTGCCGCCGACGGTCGAGCCGATTTCGTTGCAAACCGGCGGAACGGCGAAGGACTCCGCCGTCGCCAAGGCCGCGGAACCGAAAAAGGGGGACGACGGTTGGATCGACCTCTCGTCGGAGAAATGGACCATCAAGCTTGGCGGCCATGTCCAGACCGACTACGTCATGTGGGCCGATCACTCGCCGACTATTCCGGCGCAGAATTATTTCGAATTCCGGCGGCTGCGTTTGGTCGCCGACGGAACTGGGTATGGTGTATTTGATTTCCGGTTGCAAATGACGTTGGAGCCGGAAACTGTCGGCGAAAGCGGCGGCGCAGCGACCTCGCCCGACGTGAAAGACGCCTATCTCTCGATGAACGAGATCCCCTTCATCGGCCGCGCTCGCATCGGCAACTTCTTCGTACCGTTCGGTCTGGAGCAAGTCACCAACGATACGAACAACATCTTCTTGGAGCGATCCATTCCCACGCAGGGCGTGTTCACGGCGGACCGGGAAGTCGGCGTGGCGTTTTACAATTGCACGGAAGATCAAAACCTCAGTTGGTCCTGCGGCGCATTCATCGACAGCATCAGCGATACCATCAAGGAACGCATCGACGACAACCAGGGCCTCCGCCTGAGCAGCCGCGTCGTCTGGTTGCCGTACTACGATGAACCGTCCAAAGGACGCTACCTGATTCACACCGGCGCTGGCGTCCTCTACACCGACGACCAGGACAACAGCATTCGCTTCCGCACGCGCCCGCAGATTCACGAGGGCCCGCGGCTGATTGACAGCGGCGCGCTCCTCGGCAGCACGTACACGACGGGAAACCTGGAACTGGCCGGCGTTTATGGTCCCTTCACGGCGCAAAGCGAGGCCTACGTTTCCTCGGTGAACCTGAGCAACGGCGATCAGAAGACCTTTAACGGCGCGTACGTTCACTTCAGCTACTTCCTGACTGGCGAGAACCGGATTTACGAACGGTTCGGCCAGCATGGAGCGCAGTTCGGGCGCAATGTGCCGTTCACGAATTTCTTCCTGGTGCCCGGCGGCAAAGGCTGGGGCGCGTGGGAAGCCAAGACGCGCATCTCGTATCTCGATTTGGACGAGGTCGATCGCGGCCGATACAACGACGTCACGGCAGGCGTCAACTGGTACTGGACGGAGCGGATTCGCGTGATGTTCGATTGGATTCATCCCATCACCACCGCGGAAACCACGTACGGCGAGACGGAATCGGACATCCTCGGCATGCGCTTCGACTTCAACTGGTAGTCGTCGCCGAACTCCTTCAACTCACGTCCCCTCGCGGGGAGTCAATACAAGGGAACAAGGAATGCGTGGACATCTCATTTCCAGCCTGCTGTGCGCGGCGATTTGCACGACCTGGCTCGCAAGTTTGTCAAAGGCCGGCGACGGCTGCTGCACCCACTGCGGCTGTTCGGCCCATTGCCGCAAAGTGTGCCGGCTTGTCAAAGAAGAAAAGAAAGTGGAGATCACCTGTTGGGGCAGCCAGTGCGAAGACTTTTGTCTGCCGCTCCCCAGCCGCCCCGGCTGCAAGCATTGCAAAATGGTCTGCGCGGAGTGTGACGATGTCTCGTGCGATTGCTACAAGCCGCACGCCACGCCAAAAAAATTCGTCTGGCGCGATTGGATTCCGGGTTGCGCGCGGGTTCACACGAAGAACAAGCTGATGAAAAAGGTCGTCGAAGAAAAAGTGCCGGCCTACAAATGGGTCGTTGAAGAGATGTGCGATGAATGCACCCACGGCTGCCGGCAGGAGAATGCCGACTTAGTGCGCGGCGCTGCTCCGAACGACGCAATTCCACTCCCGCCGACCGAAGGTGAGGCGCTGGCCATGGACCAGCGGTAACTCAGGTCCTCACCTTATACACGGCCGGTTCCGGAGCAGCCGGCGACGGCTGGCAGCGAAAACTGTTTTGCAGCCACCAGGCTTGCCAGCCTTGGAGCGCTTGGCGCTGGAGGTCATCGGCCGATTCGCGCCAATGCTCGATCGGGCAATCCATTTCAAGACCGGTGAGCCGGCGCAACGCCGTGGCGGCTTGCACGCGGATTTCTGGATCGTCGTCGGCGAGCAGTTCGATCATGTCGCCGATCAACGACACGGGCGCTAAGTCGGCCAACAATCGCGCGGCGTGCCGTCGGCGCTCCTGCTGTTGCTGTGAATCTTCGGAACGCACATACCGCGAGAGCGGCACCGTGCAACTCGGCCCCAGCGAACGCAGCTCGGCGTCCGAGAGCAAGTTCATCTTGGTCTCGCCGAGATGTGACAAGAGCGCATCGACCTGCGCGCTCAACTCCGGGTCGTCGGGCGATTTGAGCGCCAAGAGCGGATTCATCCACGCGGTGATGAGCGCCAGACTATAAGCTCGATCGCGCCGCGAGACTTGCGAATTCGCGATCACCAGTTCCTCGCCGGCGCGCAGCGGCTCGGTACGATTCAACAGTTGCACTATGGCGTCGCCGGAGGCCGCGGTGACGAACATTTCTGAATCGGCGCGACGCACGTCGACCGCGCCGCCTTGGGCCAGCACCGCTCCGTCGGTCGTTTTCACGCAGATTTCATCGCCTGGTTGCGTCCCCGCCCAGACTTGCCCGCGCACAAGTTCTAGTTCGCTCCCCTGGCGGACATCGACCTGCGTATCCACGTTCATGCGCGCGGTATTGCCATCGGGACAGGTGAACTCGCACAGCCCGTCGCTGGCGGTGCGAATTGAAGCGCCGAGCGGCACTTCCTGGCCAGCCACGGCGGCCGTCCAGGCGCCTTGTTGATCCGCCAAGACCTCGACGTTGCCAACCACAGAGGCAAGCACCGTTTTCGCGGCGACGGTCGGCGGCGGCGCATTGCTCGGCGCGTCCGGCGCCGGCACTGGTCCCAGGTTGACGGTCTGCTGCACGGCCGGCGTTTCTGCCCAAGGCCGCCACACCAGCAGCGCCAACAAAAACCCTGCCGCCAAGCCGCCCAGGAATGCAGGCCAGACGCGCGAATTCGTCGCCGCCGGCGAAGTGCGCAGTTGCTCGCGATGCAATTGACGAATCGTTCGCGCCGCCACGGTCTCACTCGCGGCGCGCCAGGCCGTGAAACCGGCGCGCAATTGTTCATCGTCGCGCGACCATTCCGCCTGCAACTCCCGGCAGGCTTCACAGGTGGCGAGATGCGCGTCGAGCGCAGCGCAATCTGCGTCCGGCAATTCGCCAGCCAGCAATGCCGCGATCAGGTTTTCGGCTGCTTCGCAGTTCATATCATCAGCTACTCCAAATGCTCTTCCTCGCCGCCGTTCATCGTCTCCTTTCGCTCCGCGAAAGGCCGGACCTTTCGCGGAGCGAAAGGAGACGATGGTCGACTTCTCTGCGTCAATTGCTCCGTTTGCTCAGTCTTGACCGTAGCAGCGCTCGCGCGCGCGTCAGGCGCGCGTTGACCGTGGCCGGCGCGATGCCGAGCAATTGCGCGAGGTCGTGATACGTCAGGTCATTGTAGTAGTACAGCATCACGACCTCGCCCAATTCCACCGGCAGCGCTTCCACGGCCGCGAGCAAGCGTTGTACCTCGTCCTCATGTTCCAGTCCCGCATCTGGCCCGAGTTGCTCGTCCGCCAGGTCTTCGGCCCGCATCGCCTCGCCCAAGGCCGCGAACGGGACGACCGACGCCGGGCGCGATTTGATCCAGTCCAGGCAGGCCCGGACCGCGATCCCGCGCAGCCAACTGCCGAATTTCTCCGGCTCCGCCAGCGTGCCGAGCGCACGGTAGGCCCGCATGAGCGACTCTTGAGCCAGGTCCTCCGCTAGATGGGACGACCGCACATGCGCATGGCAGACCGCCAGCACGCGCCCCGCCCAGCGGCGCACGAGCTCTTCGAACGCCGTGGCGCCGCCGTCGAGCGCCTGGCGGACCAATTCGCCATCGGTCATTTGCGGTCTGTCGAATAGTGAAAGTCGGACCCAAGCCCCAGGGATTGCCCTACCTTAGACGATCTCCGCAGGAGCGACACTACGCGATTTTTCGCCGAAGTTTCGCATATTCGCGTTCATGGGTTGCTCGTCTAGGAGGTTAAGCCGGCAGCCGAATCCAATTTTCCGAAATCATGGGAGCAATGGTATGCGATACCTCCTTACCGCCGCGATTCTGGCCGTGGCCGGGTGGCTGAACTTTTCTCCGGCCCCGGAGTCGCCGCTGGTCGTACATGAATGGGGCACGTTCACCAGCTTTTCCGATGCCAAGGGAGAATTGGTGTCCTTCCGTCCGCTCGTGGCCAACCGGCTGCCGACATTCGTCTTTGATCGCCAGCGGCAACATGGCACGCCCGACGTGTCGTTTTCCAAGCCGACCGTCTGGGCCAGACAACGGATGGAAACGCCGGTCACGTATTTCTATACCGATCGACCGCGCGATGTGAGCGTGAGCGTTGACTTCCCGCAGGGCTTCCTGACCGAATTCTATCCGCCGGTGCGCAAGCTGCTGCCGCCGGCCGAAATGTGGCAGTGGGAGTCGGGAATGAACAACGCCCGGCTCGATTGGGGCCAAGTCCGCTTGATTCCCGAGGCGGAGTTCGATCGCACCATCGGCGCCGAGGCCGCCCGCGCGGGACGAAGCGCGATTCCGCTCGTCTCCGGCGATGATCACTACGGCCACGCCCGCGCCACGGATTCGGCCATCGTCGAGTTCGCGAACCCCGAAGGGCACGGCACGCACTACGAGAAGTTTCTGTTCTACCGCGGTCTGGGTAACTTCGATCAGCCGGCCAAGTTGACGGCCCAGGGCGGTGGTAAGTTCGCGCTGCAAAACGATGGCGACCAAGACTTGCCGCACGTGTTCCTGGTGGAAATCGAAGGGCACAAGGTCCGCTACAGCTACTATGCGGCCGCCAAGGCGAAAGCGACGTTGGCTATGGAGCTTGCGAGCGAACCATCGTCGATCGACGCCGTGGCCGACGCCATGGCCGAGTCGCTCGTCGAAGCCGGCTTGTTCGAGAAGGAAGCCCGCTCGATGGTCAACACCTGGCGCAGCAGTTGGTTCACGGAGTCCGGCACGCGCGTGTTGTACATGTTGCCGCAGCCTTGGACCGAGGCGTTGATTCCGCTGAAGATCGACCCGCAACCGCAGAGCACGCTCCGCGTGATGGTCGGCCGGTTGGAAGCGATGACGCCCGAGCAGGAGAAAGAATTGGCGACGTTGATCGCCTCGGACACGCCGGAAGCGGTCGTTGCGGCCGCACCGCATAACGTCCTCGGCCGCCTCGGCCGCTTCGCCAGCGCCGCCGCCTACCACGTCGGCGGGCAACTCCCCACCGAAGATCTACGCAATCGAGCCAACCAAATCAGCAGCGGACTCTGCCTCGTCGAGGACGCCCGCGAAGCGGAAGTGGCAAGCCGGTAGGCGACCGTGAAGTCAATGTCCGTCGGTGGCAGCGGACATCTCTCCACTCACGCGACAATTCTCGGAGCGGCCCGCGAAACACACGAAACACGCAAAAATAGAAGGCAGAGGGATCAGTGCTTCTGCCGCCTCGATCAGAACGAATCTTCAACTCCCACTTTCGCGTTTTTCGTGTGTTTCGCGGGCCGCTCCGAACTCCTGAGAACGCTGCGTGGAACAACGCAGTCACAGACCTCGGCGACAGACGGAACTACGGTTGCTCGTCCAGTTTCTTGATCCGCAACTGCTTGAAGCGAATCACGGAATCTTCTTGATGCATCTGGAGTACGATATGTCCGTCACGGATGATCGAGAGGCGATCGGTCTTGGCCACCGTGCGGCCGTTCACGCGGACCAGGGCTTTCGAGTCTTTCACGAAGAGTTGCAGGAGGTACCATTCGCCTGGCGTGACCGGCGGCTCCTGCGCCCGGGCGACGTCGTAGATGCTGCCGGTGGGGTTGTTGCTGTCGGGAATGTCCTCGATCTGGATCTCGTACCCGCGGTCCTTCGGCGTCAGCGACTTCCAGCGAAAAAACACGCCACCATTGGACAGAGGGCTGGCCTGCACGTAGGTCTCAAAGGCGATATCGCGCCACGTGTCTGCGGTGATCATGTACCCGTTGCCGTCGCGCGCGACGATCGCGCCGTCTTCGACGCTCCATTTCACCTCGCCGGCCTCGGACTGGTCCCAGCCCTGGAAATCCCGACCATTGAATAAATCGGTCCAGCGCTCCCGGCTGGGCAATTCGCGAATCCGCGCGTTGCGATACCAGGTCGGCTTGCCCCGGTCTTGTAAGCCGAGGTAACCGGAACGCTTGCGATAGCGCAGTTCTTCGTGCTCGTCGATGTTGATGTCCTGCACGACGCTGCCGTTGATCGTCACTTGTAGTCGCGGCCACTCGAAACGCACCTGCACGAGATTCCACGCATCCACGTCGGCGGCATGCTCGCGCGGCGGCAGGACGCCGAACACCGCGCCGCTGGAGGCCGTGCAAGTGCCCGGGTGCCGCGAGTCGTCGGAGAGTTGGATCTCGAACCCGACGTTACTGGTCCTGCCGTGAAGCGGCGCATGCAGGAACACGCCACCCTCGCCGTAGTTTTCCAGTTTGTATTCGAACTCCAGCTCGAAGTTCTCGTACTCCCGCTCGCTCCGCAGCCAGGCCGGATAGTTTCCTGCTCCCGTGCAGTAGATGGCGCCATCGGCTTGTACTGCGAACGACGCGCCGTGTTCGGCGACCCAACCGGCAAGGTCCTGGCCGTTGAACAGTGGATGCCATTCCGTTTCGGCGGCCGAGGCAGGTGCGAAGGCAGTGCCAGAGATGACCAGCAAGAACGTGGCGAGGCGAAATGCAATCATGGCGTGGTCGGTGGGGGAGGAGGCGGGAGTTGTTCCATCAGGCTAAGCAGAAACGTGGCGAGACGATCGGTCGCCACGAGGGCTTGTTCTTTGAGGTTCCAGAAGTCTTTCACGCTGTTGGGACGGCGTACGATCGCGCCAGCCGCCGCGCCGAGTTTGCCGGCCATCGTGGGGCGCTCGATCAAGCGTTCGACATCGCGCGGCAGTTCATCTTGTGCGGCGTCGCTGATCACGCGCACCGCCATAAAGCGCGTGCGCTCGCGCTGGCAGACTTGGGCGACGGCAAAGCTCTCCATGTCCACCGCGAGCGCCTCGTGTTGTGCCGCCAAGGCACGCTTCTCATCCGGCGTGCGGACGATCCGGTCCACGGTCAGCAGGCGTCCGACATGCAAACCCGGCTGCCCCGTCGGATCGAGCTTCATGTCGATCGCCAGGCGCTCGCCACTCAAACTGGCGACGGAGTTCCCCACGACCAGATCGTGGCGCTTGACATCGTCGGACAATCCGCCGGCGAAGCCAATCGAGATCAACCAGCGGGGACGGTGCCCTTCGATTACCGCGGAAGCCGCCTCCGCCGCTCGTCTCTGACCGACGCCGGACTCCACAAGCAGCACGCCGCGGCCATGCCATTCCGCGTGATACGCCTTGAAGGCGGCCGCTTGGATCGTCACCAGGCCCGGGATCCGGTCCACCAGCCCGCCCAGTTCCATACCGAGCGCCGCGACCAACGCGATATCGACTTCAGCCGGCGGCCCCTTGGGGGAACTTTCACCCCGTCCCACGGCGTCGAAAGCGGCGCGGGTCGCCGCTTGTTGGACGCGCGAACGCAACCAGTTCTGCAGTAGCGACTGCCAAACCATGGGGAGGAATCGGAACGCGGGGGTCGGAACGCGGATCAGGCGTAGATGATAGACTACTTCCCCCGCCGTTTCACCCGTGGTCCGAGCGGCGTTAAGTCCCTTTCGGAGCGAAACTTCCGCGATCCCGGCGATTTCGGCCGCCGTGCCGCACCTTTTCCTTGCGTCGATCCCTGTTCGGGAAAACAATAGAAATTCGCACTTCGGGAATACTCCTCAGCCAATCCAGACGCGCATCCATCGATCAATATGCCCAAGCAGTCGAAAACCCGAAAATCGCCGCTCAGTTGCCTGGAATCCTTGGAGGCCCGCTGGCTGTTCGCCGGCCAATTGCCCGGCCTGGGAGACGCCACGCGCCAGCACCTTTCCATTTTCATCAACGGCCAGGAGGAAGCGGTTCCGGCCGAAATCGGCGTGTTTCAAGACCACGTGGAACTCGTGCATACCAAGTTCAGCAATGGCGTGATCCGCGTGGCGCCGGGCGAGACGCCAACGGTTCCGACGGAATTGCCGACGCTGGGCGATTTCTTCGAGACCTGGCGGACGAAAGGTGGCATTGCCGGCAATCGGGCCGACGCCTTTTTTGACTCCACGCGTATTTTTGGCCACGCCGTCGACGCCGGACACACGCTGCGATTGTTCGTCAACGGCGTGCCAAGCACGCAATTCGACAATCACCGTCTAGGCTTCAACGAGGAATTGACGATCGTCTACGACGCAATCGCCAACACTTCGCCGCAACTGGTCGAACTGCCCAATGTCACGGTCTTGGGCGGCGCGCCGCTGCTTGTGGGGCTCGACGCCTTCGACGCGGATTTCGACGCGCTGTACTTTGACGTGCAGAGCAGCAACCCCCAGTTGCAGGCTTCGTTCCTGGAAGGCCGCAATCTGCGCATGAGCGTGCAAGGGTTCGGCGATATGGTGTTTCAACTCTTCGATAAGCAGACGCCTCGCACTGCGGGTCGGATCGCCACGCTCGCACAGTCCGGCTTTCACAACGACATCACGTTTCATCGCGTGATCAATCAATTTGTAATCCAAGGCGGAGATCCCACGGGGACCGGCAGCGGCGGCTCGGATCTGGGAGATTTCGATGATGAATTCGTCGCGGATCTCCAACACACCAGCCCCGGACTGCTGTCGATGGCGAAAAGCCTGGATGACACCAACGATTCGCAGTTCTTCGTCACTGAAGTGGCGACGCGACATCTGGACTTCAATCACTCGATCTTCGGCAAGTTGATCGAAGGCGATGCCGTTCGCGAAGCCATCAGCAATGTTTCCACAGATGGCAACGACAAGCCGCTGGCTCCCGTGCGGATCGAAGCCACGACCGTCTTCCAGGACAGCGCCAATCGATCGCTGCTGCTGAAAGCGCAAGAAGGAGTTTCGGGAAGTTCTACGATCACGGTTTCCGTGAGCGACGGGCGCTCCGTCACGCAGCGCAGTTTCGTCGTCCAATTTCAGCCGGATTTGACCGGCGGCACTAACAATGCGGCGCCGTTTCTCGCGCCACTGCCGGCCACCGTTTACTTGGTGGACGATCAGCCCTTGGCACTGCCGCTGTTCGCCACGGACGTGGAGAACAATCCGATCCGGTTCCTCACTGTGGCGAACACGAACCTGACGACGACCAAGGTCGAGGCGCCAATAACGCCGGTCGGGCAGGTCGCAGAAACGAACCTGACGATTCAGCGCAAGCCCGGGTTCACCGGCACAACGCAGCTTACGCTGCGCGCTCAATCGAATGCGAATGCGACCAATGATTCGCAACGCGACGTACACGTGTTCAATGTGCAGATCATTACCGGCGTGCTACCCGGTGACGCCAATGGCGACGACCAGGTCGGCGTGGCGGATTTGCAGATGGTCCGCGCGGCGTTTGGCTTCGAGGGCCCGGACAACCCGGCGGACGTGAACGACGATGGCCAGGTGAACCTGGCGGACTTGAGTATCGTCCGCAATACATTCGGACTGGCGCGGGAAGCGCCGCCAGCGCCTGCCAGTTCCGCCATGTCGTCGGCGAGCGACGCAATGGAATCTCGCGCCGGCGATCGGGCGGTGGACGCGGTGTTTCAGGCGCTCTCGCTCGAGCCAGCTATGCTTGGCGCCGCATGGCACACGGACAGCCGAGCCAAGCGAGCATCGCACAACCGAGTGCGTTAGTTTCGCTTGAAGCGTATTAGCGCAGCGTCGACGCTGACGCGGCGTGTTGTTGCGCCGGCGCGACGGCAGGCGGGCCTTTGAAGGCATCGCTCGCGGCGCTCTTTCGATCGTCCTTGACGCCGAAGATGAAGACCACGGCAGCCAGCAGGCAGCCGAACGCCGCCAGGTAATTCCAACGCAGCGGTTCCTTCAGAAAAATTACCGAGAAACCAGCGAAGACCACGAGCGTGATCACTTCCTGCATGATCTTCAATTGTGCGGCCGTGAACGTGCCGTGCCCCCAGCGGTTCGCCGGCACTTGCAGGCAGTACTCGAAAAACGCGATGCCCCAGCTCGCCAGGATCGCGATCCAAAGCGGCGTGGACTTGAATTTCAGATGACCGTACCAGGCAAACGTCATAAATACGTTGGCCAGGGTCAGCAGGATGACAGTGCGCATGTTCTAACTCCCAGGAATCCCTGCCACGCTTTGCAAATATCGCGCCAACTTTTCTTACGCCGCTTGATCTTCGGCGGCGGGGACGGACATTGGCGACACGCGCAGGGCATGTTCGTTGTGCAGGATTTTGGTGCCCGGCGCGCTGATTTCCACGGGCACCTCTTCCAAGTGGGCAAGCGCCGCTCTGACCGAATCGCGGCGTTCCGGCGCGACGAAGAACAGCATGAACCCTCCTCCGCCAGCGCCCAAGAGCTTGCCGCCGCTGGCGCCCGCCTCGCATCCGGCGCGGTAAATCTCATTGATGACGCCGTTCGAGATCGCGGCGTCGAGACCGGCCTTCGCTTCCCAGGAGCGATGCAGCAATTGTCCGAAAGTGGTGAGATCGCCGCTGCCGGTTAGAATTGCGTACCCTTCGTCCACCATTCGCCGCATCGCGTTTAGACGTTCGACGTTTTGCGCGACGCGTTGTACCTGGCGTTCCGCCAGGTGACTGGCCCGCCGCCGAATTCCGGTAAAAACCATCAGCAGGTGTTGCTCGAACTCGAACTGCCGTGCTGCGGACAACGGTACGCGGTGCGCCAGAATCTCCGGGCCGCGGCGAAATTCCAGCAACTGGAATCCGCCCAGCGCCGCAAAGGCTTGGTCCTGGCAACCGACCGCTTCGTGCAGGACTTCACGTTCGATTTCGATCGCTTGATGCGCGAGATCCAACGGATGCACCACGCGGCCTTGGAAGCTATAAAGCGCATTCAGCACGCCGACGACAAAACTGCTCGACGTGCCCAGGCCGACTGACGACGGCAATTCCGCCATGCAGTCGATTTCAATGTTCTCCGAGACTCCGACCCAACGCAGGCACTCGCGCAACGGCGCATGCTGAATGGCACAAAGATCATTGACGCATTCCACCTGGCGATACGCGAGTCGAATCGAGTAGTCGAACAGCTTTGAATAAAACCGGGTGCAGGCCAAATAGGTGCATTTATCGATCGCGGTTCCCAGCACGGCGCCGCCATGCTCGTTGAAATGCTCGGGGTAATCGGTTCCGCCGCCGAAAAAGCTGATGCGGAACGGCGTCTTGCTGATAATCACGTGGTCGCCCCTTGCAAGTAATGCCGGGTGATAAAGGCGCTGGCTTCGCGCACGGTGTCTGGCGTACCGATGTCGATGAATTCCGCCCGGCAGCGGCACACTTCAAGCCGCGCGCCGGCTGCGAGAATTGCCGGCATGAATTCGGTTTCCATGCTGAGCGGGTTGCGTGGCGGAGCGAACGCAAGCAAGCGCCTCCGCAGAAAGTACACGCCGGCGTTCACTAGTCCGGCGCCCGGCTGTTTTTCGCGAAAGCCGATCAATCGATCGTGCGCGTCGACTTCCAGGCGTCCAAACCGACTCGCATCCGATTCGTCCACGCCCAACAGCACGCCGTCGCAGGCAGGATCTTTCAGAGCTCGCCACGCAGCGTCGAAGGAGGCCGTCACCAGTGAGTCGCCGTTCAGTAGAATCAGCGGATCGGCGTCCGGTACAAGTTCCGCTGCATAGCGGAGCGCGCCGGCCGTACCGAGCGGCGAGCGCTCGGTCACGGTGTCGATGCGCAGGCCCTGCACGCCGCACTTCGCCAGTTGCTCGCGACCGACGGCGGCCAGGTGCCCGAGCGAAACTACGGCCCGGCGCAGGCCTTGTGCGCGCAGATGTCGCAGTACCCAGGCGATGAACGGCAACCCGGCCGCATTGATGAATGGCTTGGGGACGTCGGGATGCAAGTGGCTGATGCGCGTACCGCGTCCGCCCGCCAAGATGATGGCGCAGGCGTGCTCCGGAGCGAGTGTCCCCGTCGCACAAGCCGCATCTATGCGTCGCCGTTTCAACGTCTGATTCCTTTCATCATGCCGCGCGCGTTGGTTGGAGCAGCCGTTCGCGTTCCCCGAGA
This window of the Planctomycetia bacterium genome carries:
- a CDS encoding porin; translation: MRFVAVIVCACALVPATVPSASAQTADAARLDALQRQLAQQQAELQRLRQQVDSQQATIERLPPTVEPISLQTGGTAKDSAVAKAAEPKKGDDGWIDLSSEKWTIKLGGHVQTDYVMWADHSPTIPAQNYFEFRRLRLVADGTGYGVFDFRLQMTLEPETVGESGGAATSPDVKDAYLSMNEIPFIGRARIGNFFVPFGLEQVTNDTNNIFLERSIPTQGVFTADREVGVAFYNCTEDQNLSWSCGAFIDSISDTIKERIDDNQGLRLSSRVVWLPYYDEPSKGRYLIHTGAGVLYTDDQDNSIRFRTRPQIHEGPRLIDSGALLGSTYTTGNLELAGVYGPFTAQSEAYVSSVNLSNGDQKTFNGAYVHFSYFLTGENRIYERFGQHGAQFGRNVPFTNFFLVPGGKGWGAWEAKTRISYLDLDEVDRGRYNDVTAGVNWYWTERIRVMFDWIHPITTAETTYGETESDILGMRFDFNW
- a CDS encoding zf-HC2 domain-containing protein, with amino-acid sequence MNCEAAENLIAALLAGELPDADCAALDAHLATCEACRELQAEWSRDDEQLRAGFTAWRAASETVAARTIRQLHREQLRTSPAATNSRVWPAFLGGLAAGFLLALLVWRPWAETPAVQQTVNLGPVPAPDAPSNAPPPTVAAKTVLASVVGNVEVLADQQGAWTAAVAGQEVPLGASIRTASDGLCEFTCPDGNTARMNVDTQVDVRQGSELELVRGQVWAGTQPGDEICVKTTDGAVLAQGGAVDVRRADSEMFVTAASGDAIVQLLNRTEPLRAGEELVIANSQVSRRDRAYSLALITAWMNPLLALKSPDDPELSAQVDALLSHLGETKMNLLSDAELRSLGPSCTVPLSRYVRSEDSQQQQERRRHAARLLADLAPVSLIGDMIELLADDDPEIRVQAATALRRLTGLEMDCPIEHWRESADDLQRQALQGWQAWWLQNSFRCQPSPAAPEPAVYKVRT
- a CDS encoding sigma-70 family RNA polymerase sigma factor, giving the protein MTDGELVRQALDGGATAFEELVRRWAGRVLAVCHAHVRSSHLAEDLAQESLMRAYRALGTLAEPEKFGSWLRGIAVRACLDWIKSRPASVVPFAALGEAMRAEDLADEQLGPDAGLEHEDEVQRLLAAVEALPVELGEVVMLYYYNDLTYHDLAQLLGIAPATVNARLTRARALLRSRLSKRSN
- a CDS encoding DUF1080 domain-containing protein, producing the protein MIAFRLATFLLVISGTAFAPASAAETEWHPLFNGQDLAGWVAEHGASFAVQADGAIYCTGAGNYPAWLRSEREYENFELEFEYKLENYGEGGVFLHAPLHGRTSNVGFEIQLSDDSRHPGTCTASSGAVFGVLPPREHAADVDAWNLVQVRFEWPRLQVTINGSVVQDINIDEHEELRYRKRSGYLGLQDRGKPTWYRNARIRELPSRERWTDLFNGRDFQGWDQSEAGEVKWSVEDGAIVARDGNGYMITADTWRDIAFETYVQASPLSNGGVFFRWKSLTPKDRGYEIQIEDIPDSNNPTGSIYDVARAQEPPVTPGEWYLLQLFVKDSKALVRVNGRTVAKTDRLSIIRDGHIVLQMHQEDSVIRFKQLRIKKLDEQP
- a CDS encoding peptidylprolyl isomerase, with amino-acid sequence MPKQSKTRKSPLSCLESLEARWLFAGQLPGLGDATRQHLSIFINGQEEAVPAEIGVFQDHVELVHTKFSNGVIRVAPGETPTVPTELPTLGDFFETWRTKGGIAGNRADAFFDSTRIFGHAVDAGHTLRLFVNGVPSTQFDNHRLGFNEELTIVYDAIANTSPQLVELPNVTVLGGAPLLVGLDAFDADFDALYFDVQSSNPQLQASFLEGRNLRMSVQGFGDMVFQLFDKQTPRTAGRIATLAQSGFHNDITFHRVINQFVIQGGDPTGTGSGGSDLGDFDDEFVADLQHTSPGLLSMAKSLDDTNDSQFFVTEVATRHLDFNHSIFGKLIEGDAVREAISNVSTDGNDKPLAPVRIEATTVFQDSANRSLLLKAQEGVSGSSTITVSVSDGRSVTQRSFVVQFQPDLTGGTNNAAPFLAPLPATVYLVDDQPLALPLFATDVENNPIRFLTVANTNLTTTKVEAPITPVGQVAETNLTIQRKPGFTGTTQLTLRAQSNANATNDSQRDVHVFNVQIITGVLPGDANGDDQVGVADLQMVRAAFGFEGPDNPADVNDDGQVNLADLSIVRNTFGLAREAPPAPASSAMSSASDAMESRAGDRAVDAVFQALSLEPAMLGAAWHTDSRAKRASHNRVR
- a CDS encoding GHMP kinase, whose protein sequence is MIISKTPFRISFFGGGTDYPEHFNEHGGAVLGTAIDKCTYLACTRFYSKLFDYSIRLAYRQVECVNDLCAIQHAPLRECLRWVGVSENIEIDCMAELPSSVGLGTSSSFVVGVLNALYSFQGRVVHPLDLAHQAIEIEREVLHEAVGCQDQAFAALGGFQLLEFRRGPEILAHRVPLSAARQFEFEQHLLMVFTGIRRRASHLAERQVQRVAQNVERLNAMRRMVDEGYAILTGSGDLTTFGQLLHRSWEAKAGLDAAISNGVINEIYRAGCEAGASGGKLLGAGGGGFMLFFVAPERRDSVRAALAHLEEVPVEISAPGTKILHNEHALRVSPMSVPAAEDQAA
- a CDS encoding sugar phosphate nucleotidyltransferase, translated to MKRRRIDAACATGTLAPEHACAIILAGGRGTRISHLHPDVPKPFINAAGLPFIAWVLRHLRAQGLRRAVVSLGHLAAVGREQLAKCGVQGLRIDTVTERSPLGTAGALRYAAELVPDADPLILLNGDSLVTASFDAAWRALKDPACDGVLLGVDESDASRFGRLEVDAHDRLIGFREKQPGAGLVNAGVYFLRRRLLAFAPPRNPLSMETEFMPAILAAGARLEVCRCRAEFIDIGTPDTVREASAFITRHYLQGATT